One region of Duncaniella freteri genomic DNA includes:
- a CDS encoding LysM peptidoglycan-binding domain-containing protein → MRTTAKERQTLLDIALQTGGHIETVLALAEANGMSITDRLEDGSVLIVPVPVEGGDTRTVELYKAHKVEPATEISPEDMAACPYGGIGFMGIEIDFIVS, encoded by the coding sequence ATGAGAACGACAGCGAAAGAGAGGCAAACACTGCTTGATATTGCCCTGCAAACGGGCGGACACATTGAAACGGTGCTCGCACTGGCAGAGGCTAACGGTATGAGCATAACCGACCGGCTGGAGGATGGGAGTGTGCTGATAGTTCCGGTACCGGTGGAGGGTGGAGACACCCGAACCGTTGAACTTTACAAGGCGCACAAGGTGGAGCCGGCAACCGAAATAAGCCCGGAAGATATGGCGGCTTGCCCTTACGGCGGTATTGGCTTTATGGGCATTGAAATAGATTTTATCGTGAGTTAA
- a CDS encoding DUF6046 domain-containing protein, producing MSLIPQPSLGGKKLPVSIDLAAMSWGQHMAKKLIRFKELGGSPERDGITVHEIGQPITDPEYWEGRWVLCPLRLERENGVGLTFADAVAAASREHRIISTALTGRDGTVKEYINAGDWAVNIVLGLQCVEGGEIADKWPTNEVREVRKLLEANEALRVHSEFLDALNIGRLVIRSYSLSQMTEANYQVVEISAVSDEDYEIFSTDYEQPKK from the coding sequence ATGAGCCTAATTCCACAACCGAGCTTAGGAGGTAAAAAATTACCTGTCAGCATAGATCTTGCAGCTATGAGCTGGGGGCAGCACATGGCTAAAAAACTTATACGCTTCAAGGAACTGGGCGGAAGTCCTGAGCGTGACGGCATAACCGTGCACGAGATTGGGCAGCCTATCACCGACCCGGAATATTGGGAGGGGCGCTGGGTACTCTGCCCCCTCAGACTGGAGCGAGAAAACGGCGTGGGGCTGACATTTGCCGATGCAGTGGCAGCAGCCAGCCGAGAACATAGGATTATAAGCACGGCTCTGACCGGTAGAGACGGCACGGTGAAAGAGTATATAAACGCCGGCGATTGGGCGGTTAATATCGTGCTGGGCTTGCAATGTGTCGAGGGTGGAGAGATAGCCGATAAATGGCCGACCAATGAGGTGCGGGAAGTTCGCAAGCTGTTGGAAGCAAATGAGGCTCTGAGAGTTCACAGCGAATTTTTAGACGCTTTGAATATCGGGCGGCTTGTGATTAGAAGTTATTCCCTCAGCCAAATGACAGAAGCCAATTATCAGGTAGTTGAAATCAGCGCGGTCAGCGATGAAGATTACGAGATATTCAGCACCGATTATGAGCAACCGAAAAAATAA